A genomic region of Arachis hypogaea cultivar Tifrunner chromosome 5, arahy.Tifrunner.gnm2.J5K5, whole genome shotgun sequence contains the following coding sequences:
- the LOC112802569 gene encoding UDP-glycosyltransferase 74B1: protein MKNKPKGHVIVLPYPAQGHINPLLQFAKVLVTKGLKATLATTPYTINHIHEPTVAIEPISDGYDEGGFTHAPSVESYIESFRSAGSKTLSELIIKLRHSSCAVNCIVYDSMLTWALDVAKQFGIYGAVFLTNSASVCSIYWEMKLGNLVFPLEKWVFPISIPGLPPLGVSDLPSFVARPDDHKAYLDAIMGIFETLKNNDWVFCNSFQELESEALDGTWPVVPVGPMVPSAYLHQQNSEDTAYGATLWNPTINKSYMTWLGTKPPRSVVYVSFGSMATTTAKQAEEIANGLKASKKNFIWVVKESWEILPKGFMSGLGDAGLVVTWCNQLEVLAHPAVGCFVTHCGWNSVLEALSIGVPMVTVAQWSDQPTNAKLVEVVWGVGTRAEKDSDDVLSGKELEKCIGEVMDAEKSEDLKRNASKWSQSASRAASVGGTSDKNINEFVKILMLPKGENN, encoded by the exons ATGAAGAACAAACCCAAAGGCCATGTGATAGTTCTTCCGTATCCAGCCCAAGGGCACATCAACCCGCTCCTCCAATTCGCAAAAGTTTTAGTCACCAAAGGCCTCAAGGCCACATTAGCCACAACCCCATACACAATCAACCACATACATGAACCAACCGTGGCTATTGAACCCATCTCAGATGGCTATGATGAGGGTGGCTTCACCCATGCTCCAAGCGTTGAATCCTACATTGAGTCCTTTAGATCAGCTGGTTCCAAAACATTATCAGAGCTTATAATTAAGTTGAGACACTCGTCATGTGCCGTGAACTGTATTGTATATGACTCTATGCTTACTTGGGCACTTGATGTGGCAAAACAGTTTGGTATCTATGGTGCTGTGTTCTTGACGAATTCTGCTTCTGTTTGTTCTATTTATTGGGAAATGAAACTGGGAAACTTGGTTTTTCCTTTGGAGAAATGGGTGTTTCCGATTTCAATTCCTGGGCTTCCTCCTCTAGGGGTTTCTGATTTGCCTAGCTTTGTTGCAAGACCTGATGATCACAAAGCTTATCTGGATGCTATCATGGGAATATTTGAGACTTTGAAGAACAATGACTGGGTATTCTGCAACAGTTTTCAGGAACTCGAAAGTGAG GCTTTAGATGGTACATGGCCAGTTGTACCAGTAGGACCAATGGTTCCATCAGCATATCTACACCAACAAAATTCAGAAGACACAGCTTATGGAGCCACACTGTGGAATCCAACTATAAATAAAAGTTACATGACATGGTTAGGTACAAAGCCGCCAAGGTCTGTAGTTTATGTATCATTCGGAAGCATGGCAACAACAACAGCTAAACAAGCCGAAGAAATCGCAAACGGCTTAAAGGCCAGCAAGAAGAATTTCATATGGGTGGTGAAAGAATCTTGGGAGATATTACCAAAGGGGTTTATGAGTGGACTCGGTGATGCAGGGTTGGTGGTGACGTGGTGCAACCAATTGGAGGTGCTGGCTCACCCGGCCGTCGGCTGCTTTGTAACGCATTGTGGATGGAACTCAGTATTGGAGGCACTGAGTATAGGGGTGCCGATGGTCACGGTGGCTCAATGGAGTGATCAACCTACAAATGCTAAGCTTGTTGAAGTGGTGTGGGGAGTGGGAACAAGAGCTGAGAAGGATTCAGATGATGTTTTATCAGGCAAAGAATTGGAGAAGTGTATAGGAGAAGTTATGGACGCTGAAAAAAGTGAAGATTTAAAAAGAAATGCTTCTAAGTGGAGTCAAAGTGCTTCAAGAGCAGCTAGTGTAGGTGGGACTTCAGACAAAAATATCAATGAGTTTGTAAAGATCTTAATGTTACCTAAAGGGGAAAATAATTAA
- the LOC112802572 gene encoding U-box domain-containing protein 38, which yields MGGNGKHRWRISFHRNSKLEQQQPKHPPPNEFICPISGSLMSDPVVVASGQTFERLSIQVCNDLSFSPTLPDGTRPDFSTIIPNLNIRTSIQNWCRKTKTVHPPAPDYSSLERIVKDAMAAAAPPPPPSEPDLRVSEKELLKAVPDNPPVIFSHAATELGPRVNHFNSGSSEESVVIGGASPGTPLPFTVRPTCFSSSSVSSVEITEVEIQGQNPSGPLSEEEEKLVAKMKSNEVFEQEEGAISLRNLTRSSEEARVSLCTHRVLSPLRSLVASRYGVVQVNAVASLVNLSLERQNKVRIVRSGFVPYLIDALKGGSSETQEHAAGALFSLALDDDNKMAIGVLGALQPLMHALRSESERTRHDSALALYHLTLVQSNRVKLVKLGVVSTLLSMVKSGTLASRVLLILCNLAVCMEGRTAMLDADAVECFVGLLRENELDSESTRENCVAALYALSHRSLRFKGLAREARAMEVLKEVAEVTGTERAREKAKRILQMMRAAGDGDDDGSEHDGVLESGGLTRMRYRGSGGRNNANTTTF from the coding sequence ATGGGCGGCAACGGCAAGCACCGTTGGAGAATTTCGTTCCATCGTAATTCGAAGCTGGAGCAACAGCAGCCCAAGCATCCCCCTCCGAACGAATTCATATGCCCCATTTCCGGTTCATTAATGTCCGACCCGGTCGTCGTCGCTTCCGGACAAACCTTCGAGCGCCTTTCCATCCAAGTCTGCAACGACCTCTCCTTCTCCCCCACCCTACCCGACGGAACCCGACCCGATTTCTCAACCATTATCCCCAATCTTAACATCAGGACCAGCATCCAAAACTGGTGCCGTAAAACCAAGACCGTACACCCGCCCGCACCGGATTACTCCTCACTCGAGCGCATCGTCAAGGACGCAATGGCCGCTGCAGCTCCTCCGCCCCCTCCGTCGGAGCCTGACCTTAGGGTTTCTGAAAAGGAGCTCCTGAAGGCGGTGCCGGACAATCCGCCGGTGATATTCTCCCACGCCGCCACTGAGTTAGGTCCCCGAGTCAACCACTTCAACTCGGGATCCTCCGAGGAGTCCGTCGTCATCGGTGGCGCGAGTCCGGGTACTCCGCTTCCGTTCACGGTTCGGCCGACGTGCTTCTCGTCGTCCTCCGTCTCCTCCGTTGAAATTACGGAGGTCGAGATCCAAGGGCAAAACCCTAGCGGACCTCtttcagaggaagaagaaaagctcgtGGCGAAGATGAAGAGCAACGAGGTCTTCGAGCAGGAAGAAGGAGCGATCTCGCTTCGGAACCTCACGCGGAGCAGCGAGGAAGCAAGGGTTTCACTCTGCACGCATCGAGTCCTCTCCCCTCTGCGTTCTCTCGTAGCATCGAGGTACGGCGTCGTGCAGGTCAACGCTGTTGCCTCACTGGTCAACCTTTCGCTTGAGAGACAAAATAAGGTGAGGATCGTGCGGTCAGGATTCGTTCCGTACCTGATCGACGCGCTCAAGGGTGGATCCTCTGAGACGCAGGAACACGCTGCAGGTGCGCTTTTCAGTTTAGCGTTGGATGATGATAATAAGATGGCGATTGGGGTCCTCGGCGCGTTGCAGCCTCTTATGCACGCGCTCCGATCCGAGTCCGAGCGAACTCGGCATGACTCGGCACTCGCGCTGTACCACTTGACCCTGGTTCAGAGCAACCGGGTCAAGCTTGTGAAACTCGGCGTGGTCTCCACCTTGCTGTCGATGGTGAAATCTGGAACCTTAGCGAGTAGGGTTCTGTTGATTCTTTGTAACCTTGCGGTTTGCATGGAAGGGAGGACGGCGATGTTGGATGCTGATGCGGTGGAGTGTTTTGTGGGATTGTTGAGGGAGAACGAGTTGGACTCGGAGTCAACTCGGGAGAACTGTGTGGCGGCGCTGTATGCGCTGAGTCACAGGAGCCTGAGATTCAAGGGGCTGGCTAGGGAGGCGAGGGCCATGGAGGTGCTGAAGGAGGTGGCGGAGGTGACGGGGACCGAGAGGGCGAGGGAGAAGGCCAAGAGGATTTTGCAGATGATGAGGGCTGCCGGTGATGGGGATGATGATGGGTCGGAGCATGATGGGGTTTTGGAATCCGGCGGGTTGACTCGGATGAGGTACCGCGGCAGTGGTGGCAGGAACAATGCCAACACCACGACGTTCTAG